The following is a genomic window from Chloroflexota bacterium.
GCCCCGTCCCCCGGCCCGACCCGCGCGGCGAGCCTGAGGACGCGGCTGCCGAGGCTGGGCAAGCCGTGGGCGACCAGCGCGTCGGCCAGCCAGCGCAGGTGCTCTCGCGCTCGCGCCAGCTCCAGCTCGGCCACCCGGACCGGTTCGGCGAGCGCCCGGACGAAGGCGGCAAGGCCAGGGCGAGCGGCGAGCGGGGGCGAGCCGTCGGCGACGAACGGGTTCGGGTGGACTGTGGCGTCCACGACGACATCGCCGGCCAGCGTGACGTCCAGGGCGAGGCCGACCGGGAAGCGCGGGAAGAACGGCCCGACCGTGACCGGCAGGACGTCCAGCCGCAGGCCATCGCGGTCGGGTCCGAGCTCGGCCATCGGCCGCCCGTAAGGGATGCCGCCGGTCATGCCGCTGCCGCCCTGCCCGTAGGGACCGACGCCCCGCCAGGGCGCCGGGTCCGCATCCGGCAGGATCGGTGGGTCCGAGCGCCGCCGCCCGGCGAGCAGGTCGCGGTGAGCGCTGACGATGGCACCCACAGGGTCGTCGTGGACCAGCACCGAGTCGGGGAAACGGGCCACGATCCCCTCCGACTCCGGCCCCCACCAGACAGTGCAGCGCGGGTGCGGCAGGGCGTCGTGGACGCGAGCCAGCGGCTCGGCGAGCGACTCCGGGATGCCCCCGGCGACGAGCAGCACGCTCCCCGCCCGTGGCGTGTCGACGAGCCGCAGCTCCTCGGACAGTCGGAGGCGCTGGACCGCCTCCCGCGCCCCGGCGCCCGCCACGGCGAAGACCGGGACCGGGGCATCCGCCGCAAGCCAGCGGAGCGCGTCGTGCAGCCTCATGCGATCACGACCAATCGAGTGCCCGCTCCCGCCACGCGTAGAGCACCCCGAGTAGCAGGATCGTGATGAACATCCCCATCTCGACGAAGGCGACGAAGCCCTCGCGGACGAACACGACCGCCCACGGGTACATGAAGACCATCTCCATATCGAAGGCCAGGAACACCAGCGCCATCACGTAGTAGCGAGCGTGATAGCGGCTCCAGGCGTGGACCCCAGGCGGCACGCCCCCGGCGAACGGCACGCGGTCGGAGGACGTCAGCCCCGCCGCGCCCCGGCGCGGGCCGTCGCCGATCCACCAGAGCAGGAGCAGGACGCCCAGCGCACCGACGAAGACCGCGAGCGCGACCCCGAGTGGGCCGAGCATCCCCCCCATCAACGTTCCTCCAGCGGGTCGTCAGGCTGCGCCAGGTGACACCGGTCGGGGCCGATCGGCTACAGGTAGTCGTCCGGCGACTCGCGGAACGAGTCCGCACAATCCTG
Proteins encoded in this region:
- a CDS encoding NADH-quinone oxidoreductase subunit A; the encoded protein is MLGPLGVALAVFVGALGVLLLLWWIGDGPRRGAAGLTSSDRVPFAGGVPPGVHAWSRYHARYYVMALVFLAFDMEMVFMYPWAVVFVREGFVAFVEMGMFITILLLGVLYAWRERALDWS